A genome region from Natronobeatus ordinarius includes the following:
- a CDS encoding transcription initiation factor IIB, translating into MPDVTPSTRVRRTARETDERETEKTADDLSCPECSGHLIVDDEHGETICEDCGLVVEEDSVDRGPEWRAFDAAEKNEKSRVGAPTTNTMHDKGLSTNIDWRNKDAYGNSLDSRQREKMQRLRKWNERFRTRDSKERNLKQALGEIDRMASALGLPNNVRETASVIYRRALNEDLLPGRSIEGVSTSCVYAAARQAGVPRSLDEIADVSRVEKNEIARTYRYVVRELGLEVQPADPESYVPRFASGLDLSDEAELRARALLQNAKEKGVHSGKSPVGLAAAAVYAAALLTNEKTTQAAVSEVADISEVTIRNRYHELLEAEDTLGLA; encoded by the coding sequence ATGCCAGACGTAACACCATCGACCAGAGTACGGCGAACCGCACGAGAGACCGACGAACGCGAAACCGAGAAGACCGCCGACGACCTGTCCTGTCCGGAGTGCAGCGGCCACCTGATCGTCGACGACGAACACGGCGAGACCATCTGCGAAGACTGTGGCCTCGTCGTCGAGGAGGACTCGGTCGACCGCGGCCCGGAGTGGCGCGCGTTCGACGCCGCCGAGAAGAACGAGAAGTCCCGCGTCGGCGCCCCGACGACGAACACGATGCACGACAAGGGGCTGTCGACCAACATCGACTGGCGGAACAAAGACGCCTACGGCAACTCACTCGACTCGCGCCAGCGCGAGAAGATGCAACGGCTGCGCAAGTGGAACGAACGATTCCGCACCCGGGACTCCAAAGAGCGCAACCTCAAACAGGCGCTGGGCGAGATCGACCGGATGGCCAGCGCGCTCGGCCTCCCGAACAACGTCCGCGAGACGGCCAGCGTCATCTACCGCCGCGCGCTCAATGAGGACCTGCTACCCGGCCGGTCGATCGAGGGCGTCTCCACCTCCTGTGTCTACGCCGCCGCCCGCCAGGCCGGCGTCCCGCGCAGCTTAGACGAGATCGCCGACGTCTCGCGCGTCGAGAAGAACGAGATCGCCCGCACCTACCGCTACGTGGTCCGCGAACTCGGCCTCGAGGTCCAGCCCGCCGACCCCGAGAGCTACGTGCCCCGGTTCGCCTCGGGACTCGACCTCTCCGACGAGGCCGAACTGCGCGCCCGCGCGCTGCTCCAGAACGCAAAGGAGAAAGGCGTCCACTCCGGGAAGTCCCCCGTTGGACTGGCCGCCGCCGCCGTCTACGCCGCCGCGCTGTTGACCAACGAGAAGACCACGCAGGCCGCCGTTTCCGAGGTCGCCGACATCTCCGAAGTGACGATCCGCAACCGCTACCACGAGTTGCTCGAGGCCGAGGACACCCTCGGACTCGCGTAG
- a CDS encoding radical SAM protein, whose amino-acid sequence MRRFTDLGGGTRVAGGNAVTPNYQRLSAADLQERSDRLWDRYADCDLCAYDCGVDRTAGEIGACRVDDTASVSSYFPHFGEENCLKGSHGSGTIFLANCNMTCVFCQNFETSHEAQGEEVTPEEIAEMALALQSKGCHNVNFVSPTHHAPHLVEAVRIARERGLDLPIVWNCGGYERPEILAELEGIVDVFMPDVKWGDDAAATTYSKAPGYWTNVQESLREMHRQVGDLEFDAHGLATGGLLVRHLVMPNHVESAKRVLTYVAEELSTETYVNVMAQYTPYYKAKSEERYEEIGRGITHEEYRTVVEHAREVGLTRVETDEARLR is encoded by the coding sequence ATGCGCCGGTTCACCGATCTCGGCGGTGGGACGCGTGTCGCCGGAGGAAACGCGGTGACGCCGAACTATCAACGACTCTCCGCCGCCGACCTCCAGGAACGCTCCGATCGACTGTGGGATCGATACGCCGACTGTGACCTGTGTGCGTACGACTGCGGCGTCGATCGAACCGCGGGTGAGATCGGCGCCTGCCGGGTCGACGACACCGCTTCCGTCTCCTCGTACTTCCCCCACTTTGGGGAGGAAAACTGCCTGAAGGGGAGCCACGGCAGCGGAACGATCTTCCTCGCCAACTGTAACATGACCTGCGTCTTCTGCCAGAACTTCGAGACGAGCCATGAGGCCCAGGGCGAGGAGGTCACCCCCGAGGAGATCGCCGAGATGGCGCTCGCCCTCCAGTCGAAGGGCTGTCACAACGTCAACTTCGTCTCGCCGACCCACCACGCGCCGCACCTGGTCGAGGCCGTCCGCATCGCCCGCGAACGCGGCCTCGATCTGCCGATCGTCTGGAACTGCGGCGGCTACGAACGCCCCGAGATCCTCGCCGAACTCGAGGGGATCGTCGACGTCTTCATGCCCGACGTCAAGTGGGGCGACGACGCCGCGGCGACCACGTACTCGAAGGCGCCGGGTTACTGGACGAACGTGCAGGAGTCGCTCCGGGAAATGCACCGCCAGGTTGGCGACCTCGAGTTCGACGCCCACGGGCTGGCGACCGGCGGGCTTCTCGTCCGTCACCTCGTGATGCCGAACCACGTCGAGAGCGCGAAGCGCGTCCTGACCTACGTCGCAGAGGAACTCTCCACGGAGACGTACGTGAACGTCATGGCGCAGTACACGCCGTACTACAAGGCGAAATCCGAGGAGCGCTACGAGGAGATCGGCCGCGGGATCACCCACGAGGAGTACCGCACGGTCGTCGAGCACGCCCGCGAGGTCGGCCTCACCCGGGTCGAGACCGACGAGGCCAGGCTCCGGTAG
- a CDS encoding ferritin-like domain-containing protein: MSLGQRVSSDHQLARLLQIGVVLEEVVESRAAHHLESLPEGERAALDDEVRALLAEAAEESAEHRERLEALIDDLEAETVPYEEINALVTARYGPPEDTDGVLYDQLCNEETAYKFYDDLIEAIEASDTEFAVDRERVLETLREIREEEKEGAEEVTELMERLA, encoded by the coding sequence ATGAGTCTGGGACAGCGCGTCTCGAGCGACCACCAGCTCGCCCGGCTCCTCCAGATCGGTGTCGTGCTGGAGGAGGTGGTCGAGTCACGCGCCGCCCACCACCTCGAGTCGCTGCCCGAGGGTGAACGAGCGGCACTCGACGATGAGGTGCGCGCGCTGCTCGCCGAGGCCGCAGAAGAGTCGGCGGAACACCGCGAACGACTCGAGGCACTGATCGACGACCTCGAGGCCGAGACGGTCCCCTACGAGGAGATCAACGCGCTGGTCACCGCCCGGTACGGCCCGCCGGAGGACACCGACGGCGTCCTCTACGATCAGCTGTGTAACGAGGAGACGGCGTACAAGTTCTACGACGATCTCATCGAGGCGATCGAGGCTTCGGACACCGAGTTCGCCGTCGATCGCGAACGCGTCCTCGAGACGCTTCGTGAGATCCGCGAAGAGGAGAAAGAGGGTGCCGAGGAAGTGACCGAACTGATGGAGCGGTTAGCATGA
- a CDS encoding metal-dependent transcriptional regulator: protein MNTADQYLKAVYLAQRLEDGPASTGTLADMLEVSPASVNEMIGKLEERGLVEHEKYKGARLTDEGLERAHHALQTYCIIERFLANVLEVEHFREEARALESVIDDTVAERLDTIIDRRTECPDCFDPEADCCRYLEVPQTD from the coding sequence GTGAACACGGCAGATCAGTATCTCAAGGCGGTCTACCTCGCACAGCGACTCGAGGATGGCCCCGCCTCGACCGGCACGCTCGCCGACATGCTCGAGGTGAGCCCCGCCAGCGTCAACGAGATGATCGGCAAACTCGAAGAGCGCGGCCTCGTCGAGCACGAGAAGTACAAGGGCGCACGGCTGACCGACGAGGGACTCGAGCGCGCCCACCACGCCCTCCAGACGTACTGTATCATCGAACGATTCCTCGCGAACGTCCTCGAGGTCGAACACTTCAGGGAGGAAGCCCGCGCCTTAGAGAGCGTCATCGACGACACGGTCGCTGAACGCCTCGACACGATCATCGACCGACGTACGGAGTGTCCCGACTGTTTCGACCCGGAAGCGGACTGCTGTCGCTACCTCGAAGTCCCCCAGACAGACTAG
- a CDS encoding ABC transporter ATP-binding protein, translated as MADEPILTVDGLTKYYESEGSFVDTLLGRSQQVRAVEDVDLELYQGETLGIVGESGCGKTTLGRALLRLVEPTAGSITYRNEQQDGSVQEIELTDLSSSALRDLRTDLQYIFQNPFSSLNPRLTVGDIIGEPLDIHDIAEGEARTDRIYDLLETVGLNPSHAHRYPHEFSGGQRQRIGIARALAVDPEVIVCDEPVSALDVSVQAQILNLLEDLQTEFGLSYIFIAHDLSVVEHISDRVAVMYLGEIAEVGRTEKLFATPRHPYTEALLSVIPEPDPAWVGNKILLEGQVPSPIDPPDGCRFHTRCHRVIPPDGMDLEQSTWRSILDLKLRAREATSIAELVSLGPEGELRLGLDDEDIGTVDDAVRSAFGIPSRLPAPDAEAQLSDAIETLHEAGPTAAAETLDDGFVSPCETTNPELFAVDGTQEVACLLYDEPYRSSELEAPDDDRSEAAADD; from the coding sequence ATGGCTGACGAGCCGATCCTCACGGTCGACGGGCTGACGAAGTACTACGAGTCGGAGGGTAGTTTCGTCGACACCCTGCTCGGCCGCTCCCAGCAGGTCAGGGCGGTCGAGGACGTCGACCTCGAACTGTATCAGGGCGAAACCCTCGGAATCGTCGGCGAGAGTGGCTGTGGCAAGACCACGCTCGGTCGAGCGCTTCTCAGGCTCGTCGAGCCGACCGCCGGCTCGATCACCTACCGGAACGAACAGCAAGACGGCTCGGTCCAGGAGATCGAACTGACCGACCTCTCGAGTTCCGCACTCCGGGACCTCCGGACGGACCTCCAGTACATCTTTCAGAATCCGTTCTCGAGCCTGAACCCGCGACTGACCGTCGGCGACATCATCGGCGAACCGCTCGACATCCACGACATCGCGGAGGGCGAGGCGCGAACCGACCGCATCTACGACCTCCTCGAGACCGTCGGACTGAACCCCAGTCACGCACACCGCTATCCCCACGAGTTTTCGGGCGGGCAGCGTCAGCGAATCGGCATCGCCCGCGCGCTCGCGGTCGATCCCGAGGTGATCGTCTGTGACGAGCCGGTCAGCGCACTCGACGTCAGCGTCCAGGCACAGATCCTCAACCTCCTCGAGGACCTCCAGACGGAGTTCGGGCTCTCGTACATATTCATCGCCCACGACCTGAGCGTCGTCGAGCACATCTCAGACCGGGTCGCGGTGATGTACCTCGGCGAGATTGCGGAAGTGGGACGGACGGAGAAACTGTTCGCGACACCTCGTCACCCGTACACGGAGGCGTTGCTGTCCGTGATTCCGGAGCCGGACCCCGCGTGGGTGGGGAACAAGATCCTGCTCGAGGGCCAGGTCCCGTCCCCGATCGATCCCCCCGACGGGTGTCGCTTTCACACCCGCTGTCATCGGGTGATCCCGCCGGATGGGATGGATCTCGAGCAGTCGACGTGGCGGTCGATCCTGGACCTCAAACTCCGCGCCCGGGAGGCGACCTCGATCGCAGAACTCGTCAGCCTGGGACCCGAGGGAGAGTTACGCCTCGGACTCGACGACGAAGACATCGGAACGGTAGACGACGCGGTTCGCTCGGCGTTCGGCATTCCGTCCCGGCTCCCGGCCCCCGATGCCGAAGCACAGCTCAGCGACGCGATCGAAACCCTCCACGAAGCGGGACCGACCGCCGCCGCCGAAACGCTCGACGACGGGTTCGTCTCTCCGTGTGAGACGACCAATCCCGAGTTATTCGCGGTCGACGGGACGCAGGAAGTTGCCTGCCTGCTCTACGACGAGCCATATCGCAGCAGCGAACTCGAGGCGCCCGACGACGACCGGAGCGAGGCTGCCGCGGACGACTGA
- a CDS encoding ABC transporter ATP-binding protein, giving the protein MTLLEVRDLTVNFYTQEGVVRAVDDLSYTIERGEKFGIVGESGAGKSVTALSLLRLIESPGVIESGEILLEGADLLQLSEAELRQIRGNRIAMIFQDAQTALNPVYTVGEQIAEAMRHHLGYDEEEARAETIELLDTVGIPDAASRYDEYPHNFSGGMQQRVVIAMALSCDPDLLIADEPTTALDVMTEAKILEELTELADEFDTAVQLITHDLGVIAEVCDRVMVLYAGQAVEKASVEELFYDPQNPYTVGLMASIPRMGTGDRRLEAISGTMPDLIDVPSGCRFHPRCPYAEDVCKRKEPPLVEPRTGRKAGPETERASRCLAHTGDLSSDLSFSVTVDDPVEPSRLSPGESDG; this is encoded by the coding sequence ATGACGCTGCTCGAAGTGAGAGATCTCACGGTCAACTTCTACACCCAGGAAGGCGTCGTCAGGGCGGTCGACGACCTCTCGTACACGATCGAGCGGGGTGAGAAGTTCGGCATCGTCGGCGAGAGCGGGGCCGGCAAGAGCGTCACGGCGCTGTCGCTGCTCCGACTGATCGAATCGCCGGGTGTGATCGAAAGCGGCGAGATCCTCCTCGAGGGAGCGGACTTACTCCAGCTGAGCGAAGCGGAACTCAGGCAGATCCGGGGCAATCGCATCGCCATGATCTTCCAGGACGCCCAGACGGCGTTGAACCCGGTCTATACGGTCGGCGAACAGATCGCAGAGGCGATGCGTCACCACCTCGGATACGACGAAGAAGAAGCGAGAGCCGAGACGATCGAACTGCTCGACACGGTCGGCATCCCCGACGCCGCCTCGCGCTACGACGAGTATCCACACAACTTCTCCGGCGGCATGCAACAACGAGTGGTGATCGCGATGGCGCTTTCGTGCGATCCGGACCTGTTGATCGCCGACGAGCCCACGACGGCACTCGACGTGATGACGGAAGCGAAGATCCTCGAGGAGCTCACGGAACTCGCCGACGAGTTCGACACGGCCGTCCAGCTGATCACCCACGATCTCGGCGTCATCGCCGAAGTCTGTGACCGAGTGATGGTCCTCTACGCCGGGCAGGCCGTCGAGAAAGCGTCCGTCGAGGAGCTGTTCTACGACCCGCAGAATCCCTACACCGTTGGCCTGATGGCGTCGATCCCACGCATGGGGACCGGCGACAGACGGCTGGAGGCCATCTCCGGAACGATGCCCGATCTGATCGACGTACCCTCCGGCTGTCGGTTCCACCCGCGCTGTCCGTACGCAGAGGACGTCTGCAAGCGGAAAGAGCCACCCCTGGTCGAGCCGAGAACCGGACGCAAGGCGGGACCGGAGACCGAACGGGCGTCGCGATGTCTCGCCCACACCGGCGATCTCTCGAGTGACCTTTCGTTCTCGGTGACCGTCGACGATCCGGTCGAACCCAGCCGGCTCTCGCCGGGTGAGTCCGATGGCTGA
- a CDS encoding ABC transporter permease, producing MSTKRGRIQIEGFHGEHTVDREEVPVVDDDARTDVESRWYRVVRQIVRDRLALLGALIVLVMVVSAIFARPITAWGYAVQPIALSPFDPMNTGVGAPYESPSLAHPMGTDRLGRDMLSRVMYGARFSVSIGLIVTVLAASFGVVYGGVSGYFGGKIDDVLMRIVDMVFAFPGLVLALVIIAMIGRGYWELVAAFALPGWAIYARLIRGEILKVKQNEYVLAAKALGARDRTVLFRHVVPNAIAPVIVQATLSIGVVVIGVAALGFLGLGFTADTPEWGTMLETERDTIVSAGGTWRWWATFFPGIMIFIFVMAMNMIGDAVNDALDAQGGETTQMGGG from the coding sequence ATGTCCACGAAACGAGGTCGAATTCAGATCGAAGGCTTCCACGGAGAACACACAGTCGACCGCGAAGAGGTGCCGGTGGTAGACGACGACGCCAGGACGGACGTGGAGAGTCGCTGGTATCGGGTCGTCCGCCAGATCGTTCGTGATCGACTCGCACTGCTCGGCGCGCTTATCGTCCTGGTAATGGTCGTCTCGGCCATCTTCGCCAGGCCGATTACGGCCTGGGGATACGCCGTCCAGCCGATCGCGCTGAGCCCGTTCGATCCCATGAACACCGGTGTGGGCGCACCCTACGAATCGCCCTCCCTGGCACACCCGATGGGGACCGACCGACTCGGCCGTGACATGCTTTCACGAGTGATGTACGGTGCCCGGTTCAGCGTCTCCATCGGCCTCATCGTGACGGTGCTCGCCGCATCGTTCGGCGTCGTCTACGGTGGGGTTTCGGGCTACTTCGGTGGCAAAATCGACGACGTGCTGATGCGTATCGTCGACATGGTGTTCGCGTTCCCCGGCCTCGTCCTCGCGCTGGTCATCATCGCGATGATCGGCCGCGGCTACTGGGAACTCGTCGCGGCGTTCGCGCTCCCCGGCTGGGCCATCTACGCTCGCCTGATCCGCGGTGAGATCCTCAAGGTGAAACAAAACGAGTACGTGCTCGCAGCCAAGGCACTCGGTGCTCGAGACCGCACCGTCCTGTTCCGACACGTGGTTCCGAACGCCATCGCTCCGGTGATCGTCCAGGCCACCCTCAGCATCGGGGTCGTCGTCATCGGCGTCGCCGCCCTCGGCTTCCTTGGGCTCGGCTTCACCGCCGACACGCCGGAGTGGGGGACGATGCTCGAGACCGAACGCGATACCATCGTCTCCGCCGGCGGCACCTGGCGGTGGTGGGCGACCTTCTTCCCCGGGATCATGATCTTCATCTTCGTGATGGCGATGAACATGATCGGTGACGCCGTCAACGACGCCCTCGACGCACAGGGCGGCGAAACGACACAGATGGGTGGTGGCTAA
- a CDS encoding ABC transporter permease: MSLRRFILHRLLVSIPVLFGVSVITFGLVHLTPTDVVDLIIGLNPDVQPGQEEQLRRDLGFDRPVYVQYVDWLTDVLQGDFGEAYTFGPDAGPLIWGRLPETIALGLFGWVFALLIAIPTGIYAAAKKGKVADDASRFVALAGISIPNFWLGLMLIAIFAVRFDLWPVLNPQEPLLSRSMLWWLVLPGVTIGTAASANIMRIMRTSMAEELNREYVTAARAKGLPERTVLLKHVLRNSLISVVTVAAFLTANIIAGAVVVEVVFGWPGLGHLFVEAIYVREVNLIMGITLLTGLAIILANLLADIVYAILDPRIRDEY, from the coding sequence ATGAGTCTTCGTCGGTTTATCCTCCACCGGCTGCTCGTTTCGATCCCGGTACTGTTCGGTGTCTCCGTCATCACGTTCGGCCTCGTTCATCTCACGCCGACGGACGTGGTAGACCTCATCATCGGGTTGAACCCGGACGTACAACCGGGCCAGGAAGAGCAACTTCGCCGCGACCTCGGATTCGATCGTCCGGTGTACGTCCAGTACGTCGACTGGCTCACCGACGTCCTGCAGGGCGACTTCGGCGAGGCGTACACGTTCGGCCCCGACGCCGGACCGCTGATCTGGGGTCGATTGCCCGAGACGATCGCGCTCGGCCTCTTCGGCTGGGTGTTCGCGCTCCTCATCGCGATTCCCACCGGAATCTACGCGGCGGCGAAGAAGGGGAAGGTGGCCGACGACGCCAGCCGCTTCGTGGCGCTGGCGGGCATCTCGATTCCTAACTTCTGGCTCGGCCTGATGCTCATCGCGATCTTCGCCGTCAGGTTCGACCTCTGGCCGGTGCTCAATCCGCAGGAACCGCTCCTGTCTCGATCGATGCTGTGGTGGCTGGTACTGCCGGGTGTCACCATCGGGACGGCCGCCTCCGCGAACATCATGCGGATCATGCGGACCTCGATGGCCGAAGAACTGAACAGAGAGTACGTTACGGCCGCACGGGCGAAAGGGCTGCCCGAGCGGACCGTGCTCTTGAAACACGTCCTGCGGAACTCGCTCATCTCGGTCGTGACGGTCGCCGCCTTCCTGACGGCCAACATCATCGCCGGCGCGGTCGTCGTCGAAGTCGTGTTCGGATGGCCCGGACTCGGCCACCTGTTCGTGGAGGCGATCTACGTTCGCGAGGTGAACCTCATCATGGGAATTACGTTGCTCACCGGCCTGGCGATCATCCTCGCCAACCTGCTGGCCGACATCGTCTACGCGATTCTCGATCCGCGGATCAGAGACGAGTACTGA
- a CDS encoding ABC transporter substrate-binding protein: MTTPATDESNVRTGSIDRRRLLQGIAATGAVVTAGCAGFEDDEDEEGGDDDEVADPAEIQEGGRLELAIERAGMDHVDFVMSVLADDSIIFNAVYDDVYEMSLDGELHNWMAEEYELVEAQDVDELDYEPYMRELEIEELEEDEDEGVFVPVLEEVDWPNTVLIHHPEDMAAAAEGDLEEGDTVRVLTRDEAGDAVDDGVYGTMVRGRFHEGIEFHDGTELTAGDLIGSYDRHVDSLLHGQVVDAFLHAEAPEGEDGYEFELYHQLPDAGALLEAPVTIFPEAQHDVPPGELEPEDWVGTGPYQIVEYTEGEQVLLERSDNYWLETVGLENKAWWDGPDDFPEAPVIDEINIRFVPEEGTRVAGLQDGSIDLAYELPAAERDAFDQDPDFTVDSQPATGFKFMSFPLEDTDEGGAFANQEVRQALAHLIPRQEIVDVVDMGWGEPGQVPIPEPPSALATQGTYDELVASDWALPAEPDHDAAEELIEESPLDPPVEVTIETNADDETRQDKVTLIVSELNESGLFDATMETPADIGEWSTTMLQVDGSRFDYSERNAATVIGLAGTWEPHGYNEALHDPDNHNICCNWFFPDGTFDWMDDYRACRFSVDAAEDQDTRRELYDEIWPTIVEESATTMVDFSLETAVVGPDVEGFNIYVDRRQHVEWSFHAPYDEQITWLNR, from the coding sequence ATGACTACACCAGCAACCGACGAATCCAACGTACGGACAGGAAGTATCGACCGTCGACGTCTCCTGCAGGGAATCGCGGCCACCGGCGCCGTCGTGACAGCCGGGTGTGCCGGATTCGAAGACGACGAAGACGAAGAAGGAGGGGACGACGACGAGGTAGCCGATCCAGCCGAGATTCAGGAAGGGGGCCGACTGGAACTGGCCATCGAGCGGGCAGGGATGGACCACGTGGATTTCGTGATGTCCGTCCTCGCGGACGACTCGATCATCTTCAACGCCGTCTACGACGACGTCTACGAGATGTCCCTCGACGGCGAGTTACACAACTGGATGGCCGAGGAGTACGAACTCGTCGAGGCACAGGACGTCGACGAACTCGACTACGAGCCGTACATGCGGGAACTCGAGATCGAGGAACTCGAGGAAGACGAGGACGAAGGCGTCTTCGTACCGGTTCTCGAGGAAGTTGACTGGCCGAACACGGTGTTGATCCACCATCCCGAGGACATGGCCGCCGCGGCCGAGGGTGACCTCGAGGAAGGCGATACCGTCCGCGTACTCACCCGTGACGAAGCTGGCGACGCCGTCGACGACGGCGTCTACGGAACGATGGTTCGCGGCCGCTTCCACGAGGGAATCGAGTTCCACGACGGCACGGAGCTGACCGCAGGCGACCTGATCGGCTCCTACGACCGCCACGTCGACAGCCTCCTCCACGGCCAGGTCGTCGACGCCTTCTTACACGCCGAAGCTCCAGAGGGCGAGGACGGCTACGAGTTCGAGCTGTACCATCAGCTGCCGGATGCGGGTGCCTTGCTCGAGGCGCCCGTGACGATCTTTCCCGAAGCGCAACACGACGTCCCACCGGGCGAACTCGAGCCCGAAGACTGGGTCGGGACGGGTCCGTACCAGATCGTCGAGTATACCGAAGGCGAGCAGGTCCTCCTCGAGCGCAGCGACAACTACTGGCTCGAGACGGTCGGCCTCGAGAACAAAGCGTGGTGGGACGGCCCCGACGACTTCCCCGAAGCACCGGTCATCGACGAGATCAACATCCGGTTCGTCCCGGAGGAAGGAACGCGCGTCGCCGGCCTCCAGGACGGATCGATCGATCTCGCGTACGAGTTGCCGGCCGCCGAGCGTGACGCGTTCGACCAGGATCCCGACTTCACCGTCGACTCCCAGCCCGCCACTGGCTTCAAGTTCATGTCGTTCCCGCTCGAGGACACCGACGAGGGCGGGGCCTTCGCGAACCAGGAAGTGCGGCAGGCACTGGCACACCTGATCCCGCGACAGGAGATCGTCGACGTGGTCGACATGGGCTGGGGTGAACCCGGCCAGGTTCCGATCCCGGAACCGCCGTCGGCGCTCGCCACCCAGGGGACCTACGATGAACTCGTCGCGTCGGACTGGGCACTGCCGGCCGAACCGGACCACGACGCGGCCGAGGAACTGATCGAGGAGAGTCCCCTCGATCCGCCGGTCGAGGTCACCATCGAGACCAACGCCGACGACGAGACCCGACAGGACAAGGTGACGCTGATCGTCAGCGAGCTCAACGAGAGCGGGCTGTTCGACGCCACGATGGAGACGCCGGCGGACATCGGCGAGTGGTCGACCACGATGCTGCAGGTCGACGGCTCTCGCTTCGACTACTCCGAACGAAACGCCGCCACCGTGATCGGCCTGGCGGGCACCTGGGAGCCCCACGGCTACAACGAGGCCTTACACGATCCGGACAACCACAACATCTGTTGCAACTGGTTCTTCCCGGACGGTACGTTCGACTGGATGGACGACTATCGCGCCTGCCGGTTCTCCGTCGACGCCGCAGAGGACCAGGACACCCGGCGGGAGCTGTACGACGAGATCTGGCCGACCATCGTCGAGGAGTCCGCGACGACGATGGTCGACTTCTCGCTCGAGACGGCCGTCGTTGGCCCCGACGTCGAGGGCTTCAACATCTACGTCGACCGCCGCCAGCACGTCGAGTGGTCGTTCCACGCCCCGTACGACGAACAGATCACGTGGCTGAACCGGTAG
- a CDS encoding ribonuclease P protein component 4 has translation MGVAEERIERLEELARAAAAAGEDDRARYYVRLARRVAERNRLSLPRTFRRFTCDACDAYLRPGTNARVRLQNGHVVITCECGHQARYPYD, from the coding sequence ATGGGCGTCGCCGAAGAGCGAATCGAACGGCTCGAGGAACTCGCTCGAGCGGCCGCGGCGGCGGGCGAGGACGATCGTGCGCGCTACTACGTCCGTCTCGCTCGCCGGGTCGCCGAACGGAACCGCCTCTCGCTCCCCCGGACGTTCAGGCGGTTCACCTGTGACGCCTGTGACGCCTACCTCAGGCCCGGGACGAACGCCCGCGTCAGGCTGCAGAACGGCCACGTCGTGATCACCTGTGAGTGCGGACACCAGGCACGATACCCGTACGACTGA